In Plantibacter sp. PA-3-X8, one DNA window encodes the following:
- a CDS encoding bifunctional riboflavin kinase/FAD synthetase, translating to MITFTELDQVPDAFGPSAVTIGKFDGVHTGHRAVVAALLEEAAAAGLSSVAVTFDRNPLSLINPDRCPASLVSNEQKLGLLADAGVDAALLLRFDQTLAQLTPEEFVTSILVGALHARTVLVGEDFRFGHRGLGTVATLESFGEVYGFSVRVVDDVRPGGGRRVSSTWIRELLEEGDVREASRLLGRPPGVRGVVVHGAKRGRELGFPTANLSPDSQGLIPADGVYAGWLFWRGRRYPAAISVGNNPTFDGVPQKQVEAYVLDETDLDLYDDEVEVQFVERIRGMVAFTGIEPLIVQMTDDVERARRMLS from the coding sequence ATGATCACGTTCACCGAGCTCGACCAGGTCCCCGACGCGTTCGGACCGTCGGCCGTCACCATCGGCAAGTTCGACGGCGTCCACACGGGTCACCGCGCGGTCGTCGCCGCGCTCCTCGAGGAGGCCGCGGCAGCCGGTCTCAGCTCCGTCGCCGTCACCTTCGACCGCAACCCGCTGAGTCTCATCAACCCCGACCGCTGCCCGGCGTCGCTCGTGAGCAACGAGCAGAAGCTCGGTCTCCTGGCGGACGCCGGGGTCGACGCGGCCCTGCTGCTGCGCTTCGACCAGACACTGGCCCAGCTCACGCCGGAGGAGTTCGTCACCTCGATCCTCGTCGGAGCATTGCACGCCAGGACGGTGCTCGTCGGCGAAGACTTCCGTTTCGGCCATCGCGGCCTCGGAACAGTCGCCACGCTCGAGTCGTTCGGTGAGGTCTACGGCTTCTCCGTGCGCGTCGTCGACGACGTCCGTCCCGGCGGCGGGCGCCGGGTGTCGTCCACCTGGATCCGCGAACTCCTCGAGGAGGGTGACGTCCGCGAGGCGTCGCGACTCCTCGGTCGTCCGCCCGGTGTGCGGGGCGTCGTCGTCCACGGTGCCAAGCGTGGCCGGGAACTCGGCTTCCCGACCGCCAACCTGTCTCCCGATTCGCAGGGTCTCATCCCCGCGGACGGCGTGTACGCGGGTTGGTTGTTCTGGCGAGGACGTCGGTATCCGGCGGCGATCTCGGTCGGGAACAACCCGACCTTCGACGGCGTCCCGCAGAAGCAGGTCGAGGCCTACGTCCTTGACGAGACCGATCTCGACCTCTACGACGACGAGGTCGAGGTGCAGTTCGTCGAGCGCATCCGCGGCATGGTCGCGTTCACCGGGATCGAGCCGCTCATCGTGCAGATGACCGACGACGTCGAGCGCGCGCGCCGGATGCTGTCCTAG
- the rbfA gene encoding 30S ribosome-binding factor RbfA, with protein sequence MAENPRARKLADRIKEVIAKRLDKGIRDPRLGFVTITDVQVTGDLQHANVFYTVYGSDEERADTSAALESAKGLLRAEIGRNINTRLTPSLDFFLDAIPENAQHIEDLLREAKNRDTEVAGLAAGAAYAGDEDPYVKPRDVDVED encoded by the coding sequence ATGGCAGAGAACCCCAGGGCCCGCAAGTTGGCGGACCGCATCAAGGAAGTCATCGCCAAACGGCTCGACAAGGGCATCCGCGACCCGCGGCTCGGCTTCGTGACGATCACCGACGTACAGGTGACCGGCGACCTCCAGCACGCGAACGTGTTCTACACGGTGTACGGCTCCGACGAGGAACGCGCCGACACTTCGGCCGCGCTCGAGTCCGCCAAGGGCCTGCTGCGTGCCGAGATCGGCCGCAACATCAACACCCGGCTGACCCCGAGCCTCGACTTCTTCCTGGACGCGATCCCGGAGAACGCGCAGCACATCGAAGACCTGCTGCGCGAGGCGAAGAACCGCGACACCGAGGTGGCCGGGCTTGCCGCCGGTGCCGCCTACGCCGGCGACGAGGACCCCTACGTCAAGCCGCGCGACGTGGACGTCGAGGACTAG
- a CDS encoding A/G-specific adenine glycosylase has translation MPPEPSDLAPLVTGWFRTNARDLPWRRPGFPAWGTLVSEFMLQQTQVSRVIPRLEEWLGRWPTPADLAAEPPAEAVRAWGRPGYPRRALWLHAAATQIAERHDGIVPSDVDQLLALTGIGDYTARAVAVFAYGDRHPVVDTNTRRVIARAVRGQGEPGPPNAKADLPAMEALLPESRSEAAVFNAGLMEIGAVVCTARAPRCEECPLREVCAWRAAGYPAYDGPVKTKQKQFAGSDRQVRGIIMAELRSTHRSLTDEELRALWPDREQFDRALAGLVADRLAVCVDGGYALPHD, from the coding sequence GTGCCGCCCGAACCCTCCGACCTCGCCCCGCTCGTGACGGGATGGTTCCGCACCAACGCGCGCGACCTCCCGTGGCGACGCCCGGGGTTCCCCGCCTGGGGCACGCTCGTGTCGGAGTTCATGCTCCAGCAGACGCAGGTCAGCCGGGTGATCCCGCGGCTCGAGGAGTGGCTCGGGCGCTGGCCGACGCCCGCCGACCTGGCGGCCGAACCACCGGCAGAGGCCGTCCGTGCCTGGGGCAGGCCCGGCTATCCGCGCCGAGCGCTCTGGCTCCATGCGGCGGCCACCCAGATCGCCGAACGGCACGACGGCATCGTCCCGTCGGACGTGGACCAGCTCCTGGCGCTCACCGGCATCGGCGACTACACCGCCCGCGCCGTCGCCGTCTTCGCCTACGGGGACCGGCACCCGGTGGTGGACACGAACACCCGACGGGTCATCGCCCGCGCCGTCCGCGGCCAAGGCGAGCCCGGCCCACCGAACGCCAAGGCGGACCTCCCCGCCATGGAGGCGCTCCTGCCGGAGTCCCGCTCGGAGGCAGCCGTCTTCAACGCCGGGCTGATGGAGATCGGCGCGGTGGTCTGCACGGCTCGAGCACCACGGTGCGAGGAGTGTCCGCTCCGCGAGGTGTGCGCTTGGCGCGCGGCGGGATACCCGGCCTACGACGGACCGGTCAAGACGAAGCAGAAGCAGTTCGCGGGCAGCGACCGACAGGTCCGGGGCATCATCATGGCCGAGCTCCGCTCGACCCACCGCTCACTGACGGACGAGGAGCTCCGGGCGCTCTGGCCCGACCGCGAGCAGTTCGACCGCGCACTCGCCGGACTGGTCGCCGACCGCCTCGCGGTGTGCGTCGACGGCGGGTACGCGCTCCCCCACGACTGA
- a CDS encoding sugar-binding transcriptional regulator has translation MIESDELLAVRAAELYYDETKTQDEIGALLGITRWKVGRLLAQARELGYIRIEIVHPRARRLPLERALRERFGLVDAVVVPSPSDSADLHERVARAAADYLGAMRPVPRTLGVSWGRTLRDIADHLSDGWATGLSVVQINGGVSLNQRVGTAAATAARIAEKGRGDVTLLPSPAIFERLETKLSIESDRTVAEVLRTAAAADTYLYGAGVAGPDSALVHSGYLTAADVDVLVARGAVGDVVGRYIDAEGMIVDPTLDERTVGLGLEALRRAGRSIAVIAGAQKHAVARAVVSSGLCTVLVTDEATATALLADHEPSSAKQHTPEQDLLGRNAP, from the coding sequence GTGATCGAAAGCGACGAGCTGCTCGCGGTGCGCGCCGCGGAGCTGTACTACGACGAGACGAAGACCCAGGACGAGATCGGCGCGCTGCTCGGCATCACGCGGTGGAAGGTCGGTCGGCTCCTCGCCCAAGCCCGCGAACTCGGCTACATCCGCATCGAGATCGTGCACCCGCGCGCACGCCGCCTCCCACTCGAACGGGCGCTCCGCGAGCGCTTCGGACTCGTGGACGCGGTCGTCGTGCCGAGCCCGAGCGACAGTGCCGACCTCCACGAACGCGTCGCTCGCGCGGCGGCCGACTACCTCGGTGCCATGCGACCGGTGCCGCGGACGCTCGGCGTGAGCTGGGGGAGGACGCTGCGCGACATCGCCGACCACCTGTCCGACGGCTGGGCGACGGGACTCTCCGTCGTGCAGATCAACGGCGGCGTGAGCCTCAACCAGCGCGTCGGCACCGCGGCCGCCACGGCTGCACGGATCGCCGAGAAGGGCCGTGGCGACGTCACCCTGCTCCCGAGCCCGGCGATCTTCGAGCGCCTGGAGACGAAGCTGAGCATCGAGTCTGACCGCACCGTCGCGGAGGTGCTCCGCACGGCCGCAGCGGCCGACACCTACCTCTACGGTGCCGGCGTGGCCGGGCCCGACTCCGCCCTCGTCCACAGCGGGTACCTCACGGCCGCGGACGTCGACGTCCTGGTCGCACGCGGTGCCGTCGGGGACGTCGTGGGGCGCTACATCGACGCCGAGGGCATGATCGTCGACCCCACACTCGATGAGCGCACGGTCGGGCTCGGACTCGAAGCGCTCCGACGCGCCGGTCGCAGCATCGCGGTCATCGCCGGAGCGCAGAAGCACGCCGTCGCGAGAGCCGTCGTCAGCAGCGGCCTCTGCACCGTGCTCGTCACCGACGAGGCGACCGCGACCGCACTGCTCGCCGACCACGAACCATCATCCGCCAAGCAGCACACCCCGGAGCAGGATCTGCTCGGAAGGAACGCACCATGA
- a CDS encoding MFS transporter: MGPRPLWRGRALALVGIVLVAANLRTAVTSLSPIFAEIDGDIGVGSVGLGLLGMLPPLCFALFGVFTPRLVRRLHLEPVLLIALGSIVAGHLMRSLAPDFAVLAIGSALCFAGIGIGNVVLPPLVKKYFPDRVGLVTSLYATVLSVSTFIPPLIAVPVADAAGWQVSLGVWSIVAMLAVLPWITLIVRERRDARAAAATDPEIEEVPRAGRVHVHRSPIAWAIAAVFATSSLNAYAMFTWLPTIVGDVAGVTPAQGGLLLSLFSAMGVPASLIVPMLVARLRNVAVLVYVASACFVLGYLGLLLWPATLTWLWVLLAGLGPLLFPLALVLINLRTATHEGAVALSGFVQSVGYTLGALGPLVVSLLHAVTGSWTVPLLLLLATGALCAIAGRITGRPTTIEADLAARGR, translated from the coding sequence GTGGGTCCGCGTCCCCTGTGGCGGGGGAGGGCCCTCGCGCTCGTCGGTATCGTGCTGGTCGCGGCGAACCTCCGCACGGCCGTCACCTCGCTGTCGCCGATCTTCGCCGAGATCGACGGCGACATCGGCGTGGGGTCGGTCGGGCTGGGGCTCCTCGGGATGCTGCCGCCACTGTGCTTCGCCCTGTTCGGCGTCTTCACCCCGCGACTCGTGCGTCGACTGCACCTCGAGCCGGTACTGCTCATCGCGCTCGGGTCGATCGTCGCCGGACACCTCATGCGCTCGCTCGCCCCCGACTTCGCCGTCCTCGCGATCGGGAGTGCGCTCTGCTTCGCCGGGATCGGCATCGGCAACGTCGTGCTCCCGCCGCTGGTCAAGAAGTACTTCCCCGACCGCGTCGGCCTCGTCACCTCCCTCTACGCGACGGTCCTGTCGGTCAGCACGTTCATCCCGCCGCTGATCGCCGTACCGGTCGCCGATGCCGCGGGGTGGCAGGTGTCGCTCGGGGTGTGGTCCATCGTCGCCATGCTCGCCGTGCTGCCCTGGATCACGCTCATCGTCCGGGAGCGTCGGGATGCCCGGGCCGCCGCCGCGACGGACCCCGAGATCGAGGAGGTGCCCCGCGCCGGGCGCGTCCACGTCCACCGCTCGCCGATCGCGTGGGCCATCGCGGCGGTGTTCGCCACCTCCTCGCTGAACGCCTACGCGATGTTCACCTGGCTCCCCACCATCGTCGGTGACGTCGCCGGCGTCACCCCGGCCCAGGGCGGCCTGCTGCTCTCGCTCTTCTCCGCGATGGGGGTCCCGGCGAGCCTGATCGTCCCGATGCTCGTCGCGAGGCTGCGGAACGTCGCCGTCCTCGTCTACGTCGCGAGCGCGTGCTTCGTGCTCGGCTATCTCGGGCTGCTCCTGTGGCCGGCGACGCTCACGTGGCTGTGGGTGCTGCTGGCCGGGCTCGGCCCGCTGCTGTTCCCGCTCGCCCTCGTGCTCATCAACCTGCGGACGGCGACCCACGAGGGCGCGGTCGCCCTGAGCGGCTTCGTGCAGAGCGTCGGCTACACCCTCGGTGCACTCGGCCCCCTGGTCGTGAGCCTGTTGCACGCCGTGACCGGATCGTGGACCGTCCCGTTGCTGCTCCTGCTGGCCACGGGCGCGCTGTGCGCCATCGCCGGCCGTATCACCGGCCGACCGACGACGATCGAGGCAGACCTCGCAGCACGCGGTCGCTGA
- the truB gene encoding tRNA pseudouridine(55) synthase TruB: MVENSTAAPGSASTRPGILLIDKPQGHTSHDAVARVRRLAGTRKVGHAGTLDPMATGLLVLGTRSSTRLLTFIVGLDKEYTATIRLGAATSTDDAEGEVTERADQAAVAAVDDDAIIAAIRPLTGDIEQVPSTVSAIKVGGKRAYALAREGIEVELKSRAVTVSAFDVLAIRRDGAAVDVDVRVVCSSGTYIRALARDLGASLGVGGHLTALRRTRIGPFDVTDASTIDDLDVETALLHPADVAKRLFGALELTEQEAVDLGHGKRLERELPAGHTGPIAAVAPDGRLVGLVERRGGSLKSVVNFPAEEPA, encoded by the coding sequence GTGGTCGAGAACAGCACAGCAGCACCCGGGTCGGCGTCCACCCGTCCCGGTATCCTCCTCATCGACAAGCCGCAGGGGCACACCTCCCACGACGCGGTCGCCCGGGTGCGACGGCTCGCCGGCACACGCAAGGTGGGGCACGCGGGAACGCTCGATCCCATGGCCACCGGGCTGCTCGTGTTGGGCACGCGCTCGTCGACCCGACTGCTGACGTTCATCGTCGGTCTCGACAAGGAATACACGGCGACCATCCGCCTCGGCGCGGCGACCTCCACCGACGACGCCGAAGGTGAGGTCACCGAGCGCGCCGACCAGGCCGCGGTGGCTGCCGTGGACGACGACGCGATCATCGCCGCGATCCGTCCACTGACGGGCGACATCGAGCAGGTGCCGAGCACGGTGAGCGCCATCAAGGTGGGCGGGAAGCGCGCCTACGCCCTGGCCCGCGAGGGGATCGAGGTGGAGCTGAAGTCCCGTGCGGTCACCGTCAGTGCGTTCGACGTGTTGGCCATCCGTCGGGATGGAGCGGCAGTCGACGTCGACGTCCGGGTCGTCTGCTCCTCCGGCACCTACATCCGCGCCCTCGCCCGCGACCTGGGGGCTTCCCTCGGCGTCGGCGGCCATCTCACCGCGCTTCGCCGGACCCGGATCGGACCCTTCGACGTCACGGACGCATCGACGATCGACGACCTCGACGTTGAGACGGCGCTGTTGCACCCGGCCGACGTCGCGAAGCGCCTGTTCGGTGCCCTCGAGCTCACGGAGCAGGAGGCGGTCGACCTCGGCCACGGGAAGCGGCTCGAACGCGAGCTGCCGGCCGGCCACACCGGTCCGATCGCCGCCGTCGCACCGGACGGCCGACTGGTGGGGCTCGTCGAGCGCCGTGGCGGTTCGCTCAAGTCGGTCGTGAACTTCCCGGCGGAGGAACCGGCATGA
- a CDS encoding uridine kinase codes for MKLVTTPRIELLRQLRDQFQRDYPRGRTLIAVDGVSGSGTAAFADGLAEVFDEAGRAVFRASIDDFHRPREERYARGRDSAEGYWLNWFDYSLFRRVLVEPFRLAGSAGFQLVGFDEQRDVGAPLRWTTGPQDAVLIVDGVFLNRPELRGLWHASVWLDVPMATAYERLHERLGVDADPTAPSNARYVGGQALYRKDDDPTARATALVDNTDERHPRRIFADFC; via the coding sequence ATGAAGCTCGTCACGACACCACGGATCGAGTTGCTCCGGCAGCTGCGAGACCAGTTCCAGCGGGACTACCCACGAGGCCGCACCCTCATCGCGGTGGACGGCGTCAGCGGCTCCGGCACGGCGGCGTTCGCCGACGGACTGGCCGAGGTGTTCGACGAGGCCGGACGCGCGGTGTTCCGTGCCTCGATCGACGACTTCCACCGTCCTCGCGAGGAACGGTACGCGCGGGGGCGGGACTCGGCCGAGGGCTACTGGCTGAACTGGTTCGACTATTCGCTGTTCCGCCGGGTGCTCGTCGAGCCCTTCCGCCTGGCGGGTAGCGCCGGCTTCCAACTCGTCGGGTTCGACGAGCAGCGCGACGTCGGCGCTCCCTTGCGTTGGACGACCGGCCCGCAGGACGCCGTCCTCATCGTCGACGGCGTCTTCCTGAACCGTCCCGAGCTCCGCGGCCTCTGGCATGCGTCGGTCTGGCTCGACGTCCCGATGGCGACGGCCTACGAGCGGCTGCACGAGCGCCTCGGCGTCGACGCCGACCCGACGGCGCCGTCCAACGCGCGCTACGTGGGCGGGCAGGCGCTCTACCGGAAGGACGACGACCCGACCGCGCGGGCGACCGCCCTCGTGGACAACACGGACGAGCGGCACCCACGGCGGATCTTCGCCGACTTCTGCTGA
- the deoC gene encoding deoxyribose-phosphate aldolase, protein MTTPPGDLVAKPTALELVDGPVTDASLRRYLDGLAGVDAVGLEQRAADLGTRSIKTTSKAWALDRIIELIDLTTLEGADTPGKVRSLVAKAITPDAGDPSTPRVAAVCVYGDMVPYAVEALGAAHTQPGAAHDAGGINVAAVATAFPSGRASLAVKLADTADAVDAGADEIDMVIDRGAFLSGRYGQVFDEIVAVKEACRRSDGTSAHLKVILETGELNTYDNVKRASWLAILAGGDFIKTSTGKVAPAATLPVTLLMLEVVRDWHRLTGEQIGVKPAGGIRSSKDAIKYLVTVAETVGEEWLQPHLFRFGASSLLNDVLLQRQKLTTGHYSGPDYVTID, encoded by the coding sequence ATGACCACTCCACCAGGCGACCTCGTGGCGAAGCCGACGGCGCTCGAACTCGTCGACGGCCCCGTCACCGACGCCAGCCTCAGACGCTACCTCGACGGCCTCGCGGGCGTCGACGCCGTCGGGCTCGAACAGCGCGCAGCGGACCTCGGCACTCGCTCGATCAAGACGACGTCGAAGGCCTGGGCCCTCGACCGCATCATCGAACTCATCGACCTCACCACCCTCGAGGGTGCCGACACCCCCGGGAAGGTGCGCTCCCTCGTGGCCAAGGCCATCACCCCGGACGCCGGCGATCCGTCCACACCGCGCGTCGCCGCGGTCTGCGTCTACGGCGACATGGTGCCGTACGCCGTCGAGGCGCTCGGCGCGGCGCACACGCAGCCTGGTGCGGCACACGACGCCGGCGGGATCAACGTCGCGGCGGTCGCGACGGCCTTCCCGAGCGGACGCGCCTCCCTCGCGGTCAAGCTGGCGGACACGGCCGACGCCGTCGACGCCGGAGCGGACGAGATCGACATGGTGATCGATCGGGGTGCGTTCCTCTCCGGCCGGTACGGCCAGGTCTTCGACGAGATCGTCGCGGTCAAGGAGGCCTGCCGTCGGAGCGACGGCACCTCGGCGCACCTCAAGGTCATCCTCGAGACCGGCGAGCTGAACACCTACGACAACGTGAAGCGCGCCTCCTGGCTCGCCATCCTCGCGGGCGGCGACTTCATCAAGACGTCCACCGGCAAGGTCGCGCCCGCCGCGACCCTCCCGGTGACCCTCCTCATGCTCGAGGTCGTCCGCGACTGGCACCGCCTCACCGGTGAGCAGATCGGTGTGAAGCCCGCCGGCGGCATCCGCTCCTCGAAGGACGCGATCAAGTACCTCGTGACCGTCGCCGAGACGGTCGGCGAGGAGTGGCTCCAGCCGCACCTGTTCCGCTTCGGTGCCTCGAGCCTCCTCAACGACGTGCTCCTGCAGCGTCAGAAACTCACCACCGGCCACTACTCCGGCCCCGACTACGTCACCATCGACTAG
- the infB gene encoding translation initiation factor IF-2, with amino-acid sequence MAAKPRVHEIASELGVDSKIAMAKLKELGEFVKGPSSSIEPPVARKLRAALEAEGAKASAAPAAPAKRPATPGAPTPGPAAPKAPAPAAPAPKAEAPAAPAPKQAAPGPKAPAAPAPAAEAPAAAAPAAPSAPAAPAAGDSPSGDAAKPGGPRPGAPRPGNNPFASSQGMGQRPTGTPRPGNNPFAAAQGMGQRPNPSNIPRPQAPRPGSPRPGVGQGQRPGGPGRPGGAGRPAGGGGFRPGGAGGGFRPGGAPGGAPAGGFAGRPGGGGGRGRGPGGGTAGAFGRGGGKSKARKSKRTKRAEFELREAPSLGGVSVPRGDGNTIIRLRRGASISDFADKIDASPGNLVTVLFHLGEMATATESLDEATFDVLGSELGYKIQMVSPEDEDRELLEGFDIDLDQKLEDESDEDLAIRPPVVTVMGHVDHGKTRLLDAIRNANVVAGEAGGITQHIGAYQVVAEHEGIERPITFIDTPGHEAFTAMRARGAQVTDIAILVVAADDGIMPQTVEALNHAQAANVPIVVAVNKVDKPDANPAKVRQQLTEYGLVAEEYGGDVMFVDVSARAGTGIKDLLDAVLLTADAGLDLRANPNKDARGVAIEAKLDKGRGSVATVLIQSGTLRVGDAIVAGTAYGRVRAMVDENGDTVAEAGPSRPVQVQGLSSVPRAGDTFLVTEEDRTARQIAEKREAAERNAALAKARKRISLEDFTRALEEGKVESLNLIIKGDVSGAVEALEESLLKIDVDDSVQLRIIHRGVGAVTESDVNLATIDNAIIIGFNVRPDPKARERAAREGVDVRFYSVIYNALEDVEQSLTGMLKPEYEEVQSGVAEIREVFRSSKFGNIAGVIVRSGTITRNAKARVIRDGVVVGDSLAIESLRRFKDDVTEVRTDFEAGIGLGKFNDIQIGDEIETIEMKEKPRG; translated from the coding sequence GTGGCTGCAAAACCACGTGTACACGAGATCGCATCCGAACTCGGAGTAGACAGCAAGATCGCCATGGCGAAGCTCAAGGAATTGGGCGAGTTCGTCAAGGGACCGTCTTCCAGTATCGAACCACCGGTGGCCCGCAAGCTGCGCGCCGCCCTCGAGGCCGAGGGCGCGAAGGCGTCAGCCGCCCCCGCCGCCCCGGCGAAGCGTCCGGCCACGCCCGGCGCTCCGACCCCGGGTCCCGCCGCACCCAAGGCTCCGGCCCCCGCGGCACCTGCCCCCAAGGCCGAGGCGCCCGCTGCGCCTGCGCCGAAGCAGGCCGCCCCAGGCCCGAAGGCTCCGGCCGCCCCCGCCCCTGCGGCGGAGGCACCCGCAGCTGCTGCTCCGGCGGCACCGTCCGCACCCGCTGCTCCGGCCGCCGGCGACTCGCCCTCCGGCGACGCCGCGAAGCCGGGCGGCCCCCGTCCCGGTGCTCCGCGTCCGGGTAACAACCCGTTCGCGTCCTCGCAGGGCATGGGCCAGCGCCCGACCGGCACGCCGCGTCCGGGGAACAACCCGTTCGCAGCGGCTCAGGGCATGGGTCAGCGTCCGAACCCCAGCAACATCCCGCGTCCGCAGGCTCCGCGCCCCGGCTCGCCCCGTCCGGGCGTCGGCCAGGGTCAGCGTCCCGGTGGTCCCGGTCGTCCGGGTGGCGCAGGTCGTCCCGCCGGTGGCGGCGGCTTCCGTCCCGGTGGCGCCGGTGGCGGTTTCCGTCCCGGTGGTGCCCCCGGTGGTGCACCCGCGGGTGGATTCGCGGGTCGCCCTGGTGGCGGCGGCGGTCGTGGTCGCGGACCCGGCGGTGGTACCGCAGGTGCCTTCGGTCGCGGTGGCGGCAAGAGCAAGGCACGGAAGTCGAAGCGGACGAAGAGGGCCGAGTTCGAGCTGCGTGAAGCCCCGTCGCTCGGCGGCGTGAGCGTCCCCCGCGGCGACGGCAACACCATCATCCGTCTGCGTCGTGGCGCGTCCATCTCGGACTTCGCCGACAAGATCGACGCCAGCCCCGGCAACCTCGTCACCGTGCTGTTCCACCTCGGTGAGATGGCGACGGCGACGGAGTCCCTCGACGAGGCGACCTTCGACGTGCTCGGTTCCGAGCTCGGCTACAAGATCCAGATGGTCTCGCCCGAGGACGAGGACCGGGAGCTCCTCGAGGGCTTCGACATCGACCTCGACCAGAAGCTGGAGGACGAGTCCGACGAGGACCTCGCCATCCGTCCTCCCGTGGTCACCGTCATGGGTCACGTCGACCACGGTAAGACGCGCCTCCTCGACGCCATCCGCAACGCGAACGTCGTCGCCGGCGAGGCCGGTGGCATCACGCAGCACATCGGTGCGTACCAGGTCGTCGCGGAGCACGAGGGCATCGAGCGTCCGATCACCTTCATCGACACCCCGGGTCACGAGGCGTTCACCGCAATGCGTGCTCGTGGTGCGCAGGTCACCGACATCGCGATCCTCGTGGTCGCGGCCGACGACGGCATCATGCCGCAGACGGTGGAGGCCTTGAACCACGCGCAGGCGGCCAACGTGCCGATCGTCGTCGCGGTCAACAAGGTGGACAAGCCCGACGCCAACCCGGCCAAGGTGCGCCAGCAGCTGACCGAATACGGCCTCGTCGCCGAGGAGTACGGCGGAGACGTCATGTTCGTCGACGTCTCGGCTCGTGCCGGCACCGGCATCAAGGACCTCCTCGACGCCGTGCTGCTCACCGCGGACGCCGGTCTCGACCTGCGCGCCAACCCGAACAAGGATGCACGCGGTGTGGCCATCGAGGCCAAGCTCGACAAGGGCCGCGGTTCCGTCGCGACCGTCCTCATCCAGTCGGGTACGCTCCGCGTCGGTGACGCGATCGTCGCCGGTACGGCGTACGGCCGCGTCCGTGCGATGGTCGACGAGAACGGCGACACCGTCGCCGAGGCGGGTCCCTCGCGTCCCGTCCAGGTGCAGGGCCTCTCGAGTGTTCCTCGGGCCGGCGACACCTTCCTCGTCACCGAGGAGGACCGCACCGCGCGTCAGATCGCCGAGAAGCGTGAAGCCGCGGAGCGCAACGCCGCTCTGGCCAAGGCTCGCAAGCGCATCTCGCTCGAGGACTTCACCCGTGCACTCGAAGAGGGCAAGGTCGAGTCGCTCAACCTCATCATCAAGGGTGACGTCTCCGGTGCCGTCGAGGCACTCGAGGAGTCGCTGCTCAAGATCGACGTCGACGACAGCGTCCAGCTGCGGATCATCCACCGCGGTGTCGGTGCGGTCACCGAGTCCGACGTCAACCTCGCCACGATCGACAACGCGATCATCATCGGGTTCAACGTGCGCCCCGACCCGAAGGCCCGCGAGCGTGCGGCCCGTGAGGGTGTGGACGTCCGGTTCTACTCGGTCATCTACAACGCACTCGAGGACGTCGAGCAGAGCCTCACCGGCATGCTCAAGCCCGAGTACGAAGAGGTCCAGTCCGGTGTCGCAGAGATCCGCGAGGTGTTCCGTTCCTCCAAGTTCGGCAACATCGCGGGTGTCATCGTCCGCTCGGGCACGATCACGAGGAACGCCAAGGCGCGGGTCATCCGCGACGGCGTCGTGGTCGGCGACAGCCTGGCGATCGAATCGCTGCGTCGGTTCAAGGACGACGTCACCGAGGTGCGTACGGACTTCGAGGCCGGTATCGGTCTCGGCAAGTTCAACGACATCCAGATCGGTGACGAGATCGAGACGATCGAAATGAAGGAGAAGCCGCGCGGCTAG
- a CDS encoding YlxR family protein, translating into MEPVRTCVGCRRREPRSALLRVVAVEGALVPDAAARLPGRGSWVHPTSACVDQAVQRRAFTRALRLTAGPDASAVRAFVSTEPAVPTAE; encoded by the coding sequence ATGGAACCGGTGCGGACCTGCGTCGGCTGTCGCCGTCGCGAGCCGCGCTCGGCACTGCTGCGCGTCGTCGCGGTCGAGGGGGCGCTCGTCCCCGACGCCGCGGCGCGCCTGCCGGGCCGCGGATCCTGGGTGCACCCGACGTCGGCGTGCGTCGACCAGGCGGTGCAGCGTCGGGCGTTCACGAGGGCGCTCAGACTGACCGCGGGACCCGACGCGTCGGCGGTCCGGGCCTTCGTGTCGACGGAACCGGCCGTGCCGACGGCTGAATGA